Proteins encoded together in one Salvia hispanica cultivar TCC Black 2014 unplaced genomic scaffold, UniMelb_Shisp_WGS_1.0 HiC_scaffold_16, whole genome shotgun sequence window:
- the LOC125198516 gene encoding LOW QUALITY PROTEIN: protein SOSEKI 2-like (The sequence of the model RefSeq protein was modified relative to this genomic sequence to represent the inferred CDS: inserted 2 bases in 1 codon) encodes MCIEARMMRPSFKKVQIVYYLSRNGHLEHPHYMEVTHLFHQQLRLKDVIDRLTVLRGKAMPSLYSWSCKRIYKSGYVWNDLAQNDVIYPCEGAEYVLKGSELIEGTTEKLRHLQISKVPLINNQYDRDEEEEGYTSTITPRSRRSRGVSSPPSTTSSSVSEKANNEVIGVEKGGAISKDVEDVGTEPLLSRNSMLLSLIACGGSVSFRKXLPPEAARRSGSGGLHKGVVCKSAVKHVVDVDVDEDVKMIGLMSENPRFGNLQSEEKEYFSGSIVETIPIEKVEGLKKSSSHNEEKSGMSGLGEAADEEQVQKKGKCIPMKRSCYRQPKK; translated from the exons atgtgtattGAAGCAAGAATGATGAGGCCATCTTTCAAGAAAGTTCAAATTGTTTACTATCTTTCAAGAAATGGCCATCTCGAGCACCCTCATTATATGGAAGTCACTCATCTTTTTCATCAACAACTTCGTTTAAAAG ATGTTATAGATCGCCTCACGGTTCTAAGGGGTAAGGCCATGCCTTCCCTCTACTCTTGGTCTTGCAAAAG GATATACAAAAGTGGGTATGTGTGGAATGATTTGGCACAAAATGATGTTATTTATCCATGTGAAGGAGCTGAATATGTACTAAAAGGATCTGAATTAATTGAGGGCACCACTG AGAAATTGCGCCATCTTCAAATTAGCAAAGTTCCACTAATCAATAACCAATACGATCGAgatgaggaggaagaaggatACACTAGCACCATTACGCCGCGGTCGAGACGCTCGAGGGG CGTCTCGTCGCCACCCTCGACCACGTCATCCTCCGTCTCTGAGAAGGCGAACAACGAAGTGATAGGTGTCGAAAAAGGTGGCGCAATATCTAAGGATGTCGAAGATGTTGGCACCGAGCCATTGCTGAGCAGAAACTCTATGCTGCTCAGCCTCATTGCCTGCGGCGGCTCTGTCTCGTTCAGGAA GCTGCCGCCGGAAGCGGCCAGAAGGAGCGGCAGCGGCGGGCTGCATAAAGGG GTTGTATGCAAATCAGCAGTTAAGCATGTCGTGGACGTGGATGTGGACGAGGATGTAAAGATGATAGGTTTGATGTCGGAGAATCCGAGGTTTGGGAACTTGCAATCGGAGGAAAAGGAGTATTTCAGCGGTAGCATTGTGGAGACAATCCCCATTGAAAAAGTTGAAGGATTGAAGAAATCATCATCTCATaatgaagaaaa gaGTGGCATGAGTGGGCTAGGAGAAGCAGCTGATGAGGAACAAGTGCAAAAGAAGGGGAAATGCATTCCAATGAAGAGGTCATGCTATAGACAGCCCAAGAAATGA